The Pangasianodon hypophthalmus isolate fPanHyp1 chromosome 2, fPanHyp1.pri, whole genome shotgun sequence genome window below encodes:
- the c2h17orf67 gene encoding uncharacterized protein C17orf67 homolog: MKTLAFLLCLVLLTFCTEANPVVKESFAKQLLRSKRQKPGYPDEPMREHMLYLQQLELRARETNLENWMNPHCAPRCNRNYGYPI; this comes from the exons ATGAAGACGCTCGCTTTTCTCCTCTGCCTGGTCTTACTGACCTTCTGCACAG AAGCGAATCCTGTGGTGAAGGAAAGCTTCGCAAAGCAACTTCTCCGCAGTAAGAGACAGAAGCCGGGTTATCCTGACGAGCCGATGAGG gaaCACATGTTGTATTTGCAGCAGTTGGAGCTGAGAGCTCGTGAGACAAATCTTGAAAACTGGATGAATCCTCATTGCGCTCCTCGCTGTAACCGTAACTATGGTTACCCCATCTAA